A stretch of DNA from Triticum dicoccoides isolate Atlit2015 ecotype Zavitan chromosome 2A, WEW_v2.0, whole genome shotgun sequence:
AATTCTCTAGATTCAGTTGTTTCTTTCTGGCATGCAGTGCCCCATTATGTTTAGGCAGCAATGTTATCTTGTATCTTAGATACGAACATTTGGCTTCTGAGGTCAGTAACCCAGTTTGGAGAATCCATCCTTGGTGAATGAGTTGTGTACTGTAGCCCATCTTTCGTCGCCCTTTCTACTGACAATTCTCATAAACAATGATCAGGTACTTCAGTAAGAAGGTGTGCAATTACCTAGTTCCTTTGTGCGATAGGTTAGCTAGCTAGCTATTTGGCATGTATAACATAGTTCCATGATGTACAATGTTCTTCATACTATGGACAAGTTCTGATAACCATTTGTTTTTTCTATTGTAGCTTGGTATTCAGCCCACATCAAATATCCCTAATACACCCGAAGAAGCTTGGGAGGAACTTATTAGTCGGATATCTTACTTTTTTACAGATGAGGTCTGTATTTTTGCCTGATCTTGGTATTGTATCTTCAAATTTAAGATTTAAGTTATGTACAAATGTAAGTTCATAGgaagaaaagtactccctccgtaaagaaatataagagcgtttagatcactaaagtagtgatctaaacgctcttatatttctttacggagggagtagattggCATTTTCTTGGTGTTGCCCATTTCAGGGGAACTCTATGTTCTCCTCTCCTGGCACTGGGATCCTTGCATTTGATGGCTAGCTTGTTTTTGTAGTGCATAATTAATAACTATTGTTAATATTTTTATAAGAGTTTGATAATGAGGATCTTTATTGAAGCGATATATCTTGTTTATGGTTATCTGCCGTAAACGACAGACTGATAGAACATACTGCCAATTTTTTCTTTGGGCACTTTTGTGTTCATGTTTTTACACTCTCTGACAATTCTCTATCATGTCCGAGCACATGTTTCTATATGGTTTATCTAAATATAGGTCTTGAAGTCTCAATCATTTTCCCTATGAATTATCGATGTTAATTGAAGCACACATTTATTTGTCTACGATATCCTTCTGAGTTCTGATTATTCAATACCTATCCTAACAAGGCTATACTTCTATGCTTCATTTCAGAACTTCCCCACATCATCTCATCCTCTTGTTGGGCACTTGAGTGTGACACTCAGAAGAACTGGGGATTTCCTTGGAAAGATACCTATTTCAGCTATTGTTGCTTGTGATGTTAAGGTCCAGACATTGTGTAAAATTATTGACCCTAAGGCAGAATTTGATCCTCTCTTGGTTCTTTCGATGATCTATAATGCCGCCAAACAATCTCCTGGTGTATCTGTTAGTAACAGAAACTTCTGGATTCAGAGTCAAAGGCCTTATTCCTCTGAGGCTGTTGATTTGGCACTTCAGTGCTGGTCTGGTATTTCAGATCCCATAAGAGTAGAAGCAGTTCTTATTCCTTGTGCGATGGAGGATGAACCTAAGATGGTAAGCCTTAATATATCAGAGAATGAACATTACATGGGTGATATAGCATTGAAGCTCTCTGCAACCGACTCATCTCATGTCCTTGTCTCAAGGTCAGTACAGAGTCAGTGATTCGTGAAGTCTTGACTTCTTAACCTTTACAGAGAATTGGTTGTGCTGACAGTTTAAAGTATTTTTCTTACTACAGAACAGTTGACAAAGCATCCTCTGAGATGAGGTTTTATTTCCCAGCTCCGGATGTACAATTTGTTTCTGATTTATCAAAACAATTGGTGGATGATCGTGGAGATCGCAATATGAACTGTGTAATAAATAAGCGAGCTTCCTATATTTCTGGCCAAACAATTTATGGAGATGCAGTTTTGGCAAATGTGGGATACACAAGGAGAGATACAGAACTTCAAACTGATCATGTCAATCTATGTACCTATTACAGGTACAAGCTTGTTGACGGTTTCACTTGTATGCTATATGTTTGCAGCAAGACTGCAATCTGTTATGAATAAGTGATACACCAGCTAACAATCTATAGGGAATCGTAATCTAGCTGTAGATGCCGGTCATTCATCAGTTTCTCTCCATTGTGTTCTACTTATCTTCATTTTGAGACTGCTTTTCTCTATCTTTTAGGAACTACCCTTTCTCGCTCTATTTTATATTTTGTTTAGGTAACATGCTTTTGGATCCTCAGGATTCTTCTGAGAAAATTACCTGATGGAATTTACAAGATCTCCAAGGACTCGATTCTTGTGGCAGAGCTTCCGTGTGTTTATACTCGTACCAGTTGGAAAGGCCCCTCTCCACGAGATCTCCTTTGTTCTTTCTGTCGCCTCCAGAGGCTATCAGAACCCTATTTCGCTGCCAATAGGGTAAGTGCATCCTGTAATGTCCTAGGATCAGCTGTGGGCTCTGAAGAGATGGGGTCACTAAAAGCAACCGCAGGAAATCAGTGCGCAAATGATGGAAGGATTGCCAAGGAAAACCCAGACATGTTCAAGTGCTCTGTCAAAATATATTCAAAGAAGAGGGACCTTTTACTAGAGTATTCTACAGATTATAGCTGGAGCAAGGAAACTGATGCTATTCAGAATTCTGCGTTGAAGGTCTTGATTTGGTTCAATCGTTATTTTAAGCAGCTGAACACGCCTGTGGAGAAGCTATATCTTCCTAAGAGCACTGATGGCTTCACGATATATCCGAATATATTTTTACAAGAATTTGCAATGTGCTTATCTGTCTATGGCAAGACAAGTGGTGGTGATTCAAGAACATGCAGCGCAGTTGGATATTTTTCTATGGATACATCATATCAGCAGCTTGAAAGCAGTGCATTTTTAACAGACATTGATGGTCAAGATTCTGGCGTTTTTCCATCCCATGGATCGTTGGCTTGCATAAGCTACAGTGCTCACCTGTTTATGAAGGACAGCAGAAAGAGATACCTCCTAGAAGTCAATAATGAGTTTGAGTTTGAGATAGGGGCTGGAGCTGTTAGGAATCAGCTTGAATCATGTGCAACTCAACTCTCAGTTAATCAAAGTGCATGCTTTGTAGATCAACTGTCTGATAGGGATTTGAGCCTGGCTGCAGCTTGTGAGTTGTCACTGGACCTTTCCAAGATATGTAGAGGTGAGCTACCTATATCAATAGCTCAATCTGACAGTTATCTACGATTGTTGGAATCGGGCTTCAACATCCTTTCTACATTTTGAACATCTTTGCAGACAGCTGCGTCTTGGAGTTCTCCGTAAAGGTGTTACAAGTAACTGAACCTTTAGAAGATAGAATGGAGAAGGCCTTGTTCAATCCCCCTTTATCTAAACAGAGGGTTGAATTTGCTGTTCGGCACATCAACCAGCTGCATGCTACAACATTGGTGAATGTTACTTTCATCCTAGTTCCTTATTTACAAGTATTGGCTTGTCACTGTTAAAGCTGAATTTTTCAGGTTGATTTTGGTTGTGGATCTGGTAGCCTTCTTGACTCACTGTTAGAGCATCCAACAACCCTTGAAAAAATTGTTGGTGTTGATATTTCTCGAAAGGGTCTTACGAGAGCGGCAAAGGTTCAAAGTCATGTTCTAATAATTGTTTACTCTTTGAaccattttttttccttttcaatGATTTATATTTGGATTTGTTTCACCTCTATCTGACATTGCAGAGCCTTCATCAGAAGCTTAGCAAGAAACTCTTGTTACAAAGTAGTGTTCCAACAGCTGTGCTCTATCATGGATCAGTAACAGATTTTGATTCTCGCTTATATGGGTTTGATATTGGCACCTGTCTTGAGGTAGCTGAGTACTCCTTTTGAACTGTTTGTATCTTCTGGTTTGGTTTTGTTATATAAAATGGTATGCTTGGTTTTGTTCTAGAATTGATCTGGGCATATGGGTTGTTAGTTCCTGATGTGGATTTGATCTAGAATTACTGTAGGAGTGAACGCGGGAGTTAGTTCCTTTATGTGTAAGACAACATACCTGAAGGACGTTTGTAACCAGTACCCATGCTACATAAAATGTACCCGGAAATGCTTCTACATATCTTGTATGTTGGTTTTGTTTAGGGACTTTTTTCGACTAACCGAAGTAAACTGCAGGTGATTGAGCATGTGGAGGAGGACCAAGCAAGTTTATTTGGCAACATTGTATTGAGTTCATTCTGTCCGGCGGTGCTCATTGTTTCCACACCCAACTACGAATACAACCCTATCCTCCAGAGGTCAGCTTTGCCAAACAAGGAAGAGAAACGGGAACAAGACGCTGGGTCTTGCAAGTTCCGCAACCATGACCACAAGTTTGAATGGACGAGGTCCCAGTTCCAGCACTGGGCTACTGGCCTCGCTGCAAGCCACAACTACTGTGTGGAGTTCAGTGGCGTTGGCGGCTCGAGCGACGAACCTGGCTATGCTTCCCAGATTGCTGTTTTCAGAAGATTGGCGAGAGATCAAGGTGAATCTTCCCTGAACGAGGATGATTCGCATCAACCTTATGAAGTTCTCTGGGAATGGCCTAACGCATCTATATCGTCTCACTGAGTTTGGGCGGAGGTAATAGTACCTGACTCACCGACCTCCTATCCGAGATGATGAGACTATCCGAGATGATGAGACTGCTTCTTACTAACTTGTCAGTTCGATACTCCACCCAGAGTGTGTTGCTGGATATCTACCGCGTTGAACTAAATAGTTGCAGTAGCTGCTCCGAACCTATCCCTTGCGATGGCTCTAATCCCTGTAGAAAACTGAATATTCTGTACTGGGCAAAATGACTATCTGGCTATTTTTCGCTTTTGCTTTTGCATGATGAAGAAAGAGTAGACATGGTGCCGAGCAAACGGAGGACGCTTGGCGTCGGTTGATCGATCGGTCTCCCCAGCCGTCGATGGCAGCTGCGTGTATGCTCAGGATCGTAGGTCCCGCCCGTCGCCGCGAAAAAAAAAACCTCCAGCTGTTATGTCGCCCATCGCAGCAGCACCATCCGCAGTCGCAAGGCTTGCCGCTCTCAGCAGAGCTCCGCGCTTGCTTCTTTGACATTTTCGACGGTGCTCCTCCATCAATTGTTACGTTGCCCATGATTTGTCATCGCAACAGCACCACCCGTGGTCGCAACACCGTGGCTTGTCGCTCAGTAACGcgaacacataaatcccaccgatacgagtatcggtatagggcgatacggatatgtaaattTGCCATTTTGAAAAAGTGTCGACACGGTGATACGTTTTACTATTTTTTAATTCAATCAACATGTTGAACATGCACTCTTTGCATATACGTATATAGGTCTTCTCGcaaaaataataatcatatatagGTCTGGGTTATGTACATTGCACCTGTCATGTCTCTTTCTCCTCTGTAACTTGTTGTATCTTGGGAGACAAGACACTAAACGCACcctctaagtgagtgaatcaagcataaagagaaaaagaaaaaaaagaagatattcacacgaatctcaatgtaaaatcaatgacatatgacttagatgtgcaatacttatgacacatctagatgtgctttaacaAAACTGAtctatatatgtgcctagtgcacgatcaatgGAAATTATCGATGGACACAGTCCCTCTCCTCCTAACTTGCAAAACATAGAGTATAGAGTTGAATTCAGAATGTCAATTGTCATCTTTGTACATGTGTGGATTCCATGGCTCCCTACCTCCTTCAGCAAATCAGTAGAACCTCTAAAGTAACTACTCAAAGCAACATGATCACATTAGTTACATTTTCATTTAGTGTTCTCCCCTCCATGTGATTTCTCTATAACACATGTGATGTGAAGCATCCTagggtcatccccatggacatgtCATCGTCATCCGAGGCACGAGTGGACCGATGACAAGAGCTCGTGCAAGAGCAATCGAATCCAAGGTTAACTCGCTCCTCTTTGGACCTTCACTTTCCGCATGTGAGATATGTCTACTACCTCAAATGTatatgctatgcatgatcaggAACCAAGAGAAAAACCATGGAACAGCTAGGAGCATTGGACGAGAAGGCGGAACACGAGGAGCAAGAGAAGTGTCGGCATGCTACAGGCACCAGACGTCCGACACGATGCAGACCCGCCAGCTAGAAGAACCACAGCTGTGGCACACCACAGCGCCCGGACAACCGGCGAACATCGGATGTCCGACACTCGTCAGCCACCAGACCACCGACCCTGTCCGAATATCCGGTCCCACATGTCCATCGAAGAAACGTCGAAAATCTGACGACTTCCAGACGTCCGGGCGCCCGCGAGCCACCGGACAACCGGAACCCACCAGACGTCCGGTACCTGCCTGCGCGCAGAGACTCgggtcgaggcccatgtacccctctcTCCCACCAGACTAATATACTCTTCTCCCACCtcgagttagggttagcaaagtttaGAGCTCATTTAAGATAAGAGTTTTGCTCATCCacctaccactcccatggagtttaaGACCTTCAtgtgagaagatcccccaagtggattcaagacccctttcatgggaagatccttctaggattcaagacctctctccttcatggattgggatgaactagctacCCTTTGTACCCTCTTGTGTTGACTTTGAATCTTTGTATCTCCTTATGTGTATGTGGATTTAgcgtatgtgtgattggatcttgtCTTCTTGAGAGTTCTTCTTGTGTTCTTTATGAACACAAGGGAAGACTACGAGGCGAGCACTACCAAGAAGAAGCTTTGGCGCCAACACCAAGGCGAACgactacaagcgagggcgacacttcaatcttcggaagcccctcagggGAGATagtcgagcatgggaaattcccttcggccaTAG
This window harbors:
- the LOC119354545 gene encoding small RNA 2'-O-methyltransferase-like, yielding MPTATATATPKAVIHQRYGAKAVYRVDEVREAVDGVCPGLALPQSTRCVYRCQLDIPGVLSVSTPGTFVRKKDAEQAAAQIAIEKLGIQPTSNIPNTPEEAWEELISRISYFFTDENFPTSSHPLVGHLSVTLRRTGDFLGKIPISAIVACDVKVQTLCKIIDPKAEFDPLLVLSMIYNAAKQSPGVSVSNRNFWIQSQRPYSSEAVDLALQCWSGISDPIRVEAVLIPCAMEDEPKMVSLNISENEHYMGDIALKLSATDSSHVLVSRTVDKASSEMRFYFPAPDVQFVSDLSKQLVDDRGDRNMNCVINKRASYISGQTIYGDAVLANVGYTRRDTELQTDHVNLCTYYRILLRKLPDGIYKISKDSILVAELPCVYTRTSWKGPSPRDLLCSFCRLQRLSEPYFAANRVSASCNVLGSAVGSEEMGSLKATAGNQCANDGRIAKENPDMFKCSVKIYSKKRDLLLEYSTDYSWSKETDAIQNSALKVLIWFNRYFKQLNTPVEKLYLPKSTDGFTIYPNIFLQEFAMCLSVYGKTSGGDSRTCSAVGYFSMDTSYQQLESSAFLTDIDGQDSGVFPSHGSLACISYSAHLFMKDSRKRYLLEVNNEFEFEIGAGAVRNQLESCATQLSVNQSACFVDQLSDRDLSLAAACELSLDLSKICRDSCVLEFSVKVLQVTEPLEDRMEKALFNPPLSKQRVEFAVRHINQLHATTLVDFGCGSGSLLDSLLEHPTTLEKIVGVDISRKGLTRAAKSLHQKLSKKLLLQSSVPTAVLYHGSVTDFDSRLYGFDIGTCLEVIEHVEEDQASLFGNIVLSSFCPAVLIVSTPNYEYNPILQRSALPNKEEKREQDAGSCKFRNHDHKFEWTRSQFQHWATGLAASHNYCVEFSGVGGSSDEPGYASQIAVFRRLARDQGESSLNEDDSHQPYEVLWEWPNASISSH